In Moraxella nasovis, the sequence TGCCATTGCCAGTTGCACAGCCTGTTAGAACCATAGTGGAGGCTAGGGCTGATACTGCAAATAATTTAACGCTTTTCATGATAAGCTCCTTATGCTTATACTTATGGGTATTTATCATCAGTATACCTATAAAAAATAAATATTGTGTTGTAACTATGTATCTAATTGTGTATATTTTATAAATAAAATCGCCAAAATCGGCGATATTTTGTTAGAATGTGGTAAATTTTATCGCCTTTTGTTGGAACTTGCATGACACATCACTCCCAAAAACCCGCTAGAAGCCCTTTTAAGCTCACCCAAAAGCTACATCACTCATTCCCAAAGCTTGCCCAAAAGCTGTCTTTAGCTGCAGGCTCAGGGACAATAGCCCTAAACAGCTTGGCAGTAGGGCTGCCCATCTATGCTGCTGGACTTGCCAAAACGCTTGGCAATTCTAAGCGTGCTGATGATGCGGTGATTGGCATTACCAAGCATTGGATTACAACGAATAATTTATTGATTGATAAAATCTTGCCAAATAAAGATTGGCGTATCACTCTGCCTGATAACCTAAACCCAAATGGCAAATATCTGCTTATCTGCAATCACCAATCATGGGTAGATACCAGTATCATTCAATACATCAGCGAAAACCGTCTGCCTATCACACGCTTTTTTACCAAGCATGAGCTCATTTATATCCCTATTGTCGGTCAGACCTTTTATTTTCTTGACTTTCCGATGATGAAACGCCACTCTAAAGAGCAAATTGCCAAAAACCCAAGCCTTGCTGGTCGAGATATCCAAGAGGCAAAACGAGCCTGCCAACTGCTCAAAGACAAGCCTTTTGTTTTATTGAACTATCTTGAAGGCACTCGCTTTACACAAGCCAAGCATGCCAAACAAAACTCACCTTATCGCCATCTACTAAAGCCCAAGGCAGGCGGTTTTGCTCTAGCGGTTCATAGCCTAGGTGATAAGATTGATGGCATTTTAGACATGACGCTCGTCTATCCTGATGGCATACCCACTTACACAGACCTATGGCAAGGTAAAATCACTCGCTTGGCGGTGGATATTCGCCCTGTTAAGATGGACGATACGTTATTTAGCAGCCTTGTACAGGGCAAATACGACAGCGATGATACGACAAAATCAGCCTTATTTGATTGGCTTGACCAAATATGGCAAGCCAAAGATGCACGTATCGATGAGATGCTAGCACAGTTTGACTAAATAAAAAGCGTAACGCTGAGTTAGCTTGTAACGATAATCAATAAAAAAACCTTGCTCATTGGCAAGGTTTTTATCTGACTGCCTTACTTGGCAACTGTTTCTACCGCTGTCTCAGCAGTCTGTAATGGTTCACTGTGGTGCTCGCCTGCTGGACGCAAGAAAGCAAAAACGCCAATCCCCACAACCATCGCTAAAAATAAAGTGATGCCAATTAAAGAGGTTAAAAGTTCTTTAACTGGGCTGTTTTCTGATGCATCATGTGCCATAATTCACCTACCATCTAAAAGTTATGCACATACAGCCTGCGACTGCTTGGCTTAGTGCTTTATAAATAACCCTATTATATACCAAATTTTACTTTTTTGTACAATAGTTTAATATATTGTAAGTACTTTTCATGCAGTAGGCGATGATTTTAGTCTCGGACGCCTTGCCCTGTGTAGTATTTTTGAGTGCGTCCGCTTTGACCTGATTGACGCTTCACCACAAAACTTAGTAAAATCAGCAACAAACTTAACCCTAAAATCGGATAATGCCCAAATATAACAAACGGCGTCTGTCCTGTAAATGTCGCCACATCACCTCGCAGCACCACACGTTTAAATTGTGGTGCGGTACTGACAATCTGTCCTTTTTCATTAATAAAAGCTGTCACGCCCGTATTCGTCGCTCGGACAAAGGGGCGTGCCGTCTCAAGGCTACGCATCTGCACCATCTGTAAGTGCTGCCAAGGTCCTGCACTCATGCCGAACCACGCATCATTTGACACAGTCAATAAAAAGCCTGCATGGCGAGCGTTCTGGCGAGTCGTCTCAGGATATGCCACTTCATAGCAAATCGCCACTCCCATATCATGCCCTTTTACCTTAAGCGGGGCTTGGTTGGATAATCCACGGCTAAAACCTGCCATGTTCTGCATACCTGCTAAGTCTGGCAAGACATTTAGCAACCCCTGAAAAGGAATATACTCCCCAAAAGGCACAAGATTTTGTTTTTGGTAAACCCCTTCGCTATCGCCTAAGGCAAGAACACTATTATAAAACTGCGATTGCCCCCCATCATCTTTAGTATGGTAAGGTATGCCTGTTAGCCATGTACTGCCCGCTTGTTTTGCCTGCAAAGATAGTGCATGCGTAAATGGCTCGATTTCGTCTTGGAACATCGGCACAGCAGCTTCTGGCCACACCACCAGATCACGCCCCCATTCATCTTTTGATAAAGACTCATAGATTTCAAGTGTCTTTAAGCGGTAGTCTGTCAGCCACTTTATATCCTGCGAAATATTACCCTGCACAAGCGACACCGACATCGTCTGACCTGTCGGCACAGCCCACGTTACGCCACTAAAATGCAATAAAACAGCAAGTATAATAAGGCTAAAGCTGATGATAAGGTAGCCGACTTTTCTACGAAAAAGCTCCACAAGACTTGCTGATAAAAGCACAACAACAAAGCTGACACCAAGCACACCAAGCACTGGGGCTAGCTGATTAATCCAGACCTGTTCTGTAAATGCATAACCCACAAATAGCCAAGGAAAGCCTGTGAAAAGCCACGTTTTTAGCCACTCTTGAGCTACCCATAAGGATGCAAAAGCAAGTGGCTGCCTACCCAAAAATCGCACAAAAGCCCAAGACATCACGCCATGAAACAATCCCATCACGATTGCTACAATAGCCACCATTACGACCGCAAGCCAAGACGGTATCCCACCATACAGATGAATCGAAGTATAAAGCCAAAACGCTCCCACCATCCATACCCCAAAACCGTAGAACTGACCTGTCCAAAATGCTCGCTTGGTAGAAATATCCCCCGACAGCAAAACATAAAGCACTAAAGGCGATAAGATGGCAATCCCCCAAATGTAATAAGGTGCTAATGACAAGCTAAAAATCATACCAGCGCATAATGCGATGATTAGTGCAGCCCCTGTGGGAATACGTAAGATGGATTGGGTTTTAGTAGGTTTAGTGGTGTAGCGGCGTAATGTCTGAGTCATGATATGTATCGTTTTAACAAATTAGCTAATTTTAACAAACTTTATCAATCTTTGTTTAGCAAATTTAAACAAAATACGATTTTGTATAAAAAACAAATATCAATAAAAAAAAGCACAGCGATCAACTGTGCTCTCTAGTAGAAAAAAGATTAATCTTGCCGTTGTGGCACAAGCGTCAACTCAAGTAAGTGAATAAAGCGACCTTCTACATCAATGACGGTGATTTGCCAATCATCAATCTGCACAACCTCGCCTGCCAAATCACTCACCGAACCTAATGCCTGCATAACCAGGCCGCCCATAGTATCTACTTCGGTATCATCAAAATCTGTGCCAAGCTTCTCATTACAGCTGCTGATAGGTGTTGAAGCTTGTACCAGCCACACGCCTGGCTTATCTGGATGAGGAATAATGTTATTAATATCACTGTCTTCATTAAGATCATCATGCTCATCAACGATGTCGCCAACAATCTCCTCAAGTAAATCCTCCATCGTTACCACGCCTGACACTGAACCAAACTCATCAATGACGATCGCCATATGTACTTGGGCACGCTGTAACGATCGTAGTAACGTATCAGATCGTGCCGTCTCGCTGATAAATAAAGGCTTACGCACAATATCGGTCAGCCTTAAGGTTGCTTCTGCCCCTTCTAGGCGAGCCTTTAGAATGGGGATAAGGTCTTTTGCTAATAAAATACCAAGCACTGCATCATTATCACGGCTATCAGTTACAGGATAGCGAGAATGCTCTGTCTCAAGCACAGTAGATAATATATCCGAAAAATCGCCATCACTACTGATGGTAACGACTTGTGGGCGTGGCGTCATGATTTCTCGCACTTGGGTGGCAGGCAGATCAAGCACACCTTCGAGCATATCAACCGTATCAGGCTCTAAGAATTGCCGAGAGTCTTGTACTAGTTTTAACAAATCGTCTCGGGTCTCAGGTGCGGTACTAAGCCAGCGTTTAAGCCCACGCATTGACCAACCAGAACTGTCATCTGACATGATGGCGTTTTAACCTCGTTTAAAATAAGAATAAAGTAAGCTATGTTGCAGTTGCTAAATTTAGCCCAATTTTTGTGTTTTGGCAAGCAATCTATTAAAAAATGTTAAATTTTCACCCAGCGAATGACGCGTTCTTCTATCTGTTCATCATTAAAATTGCGTTCACTCACACAGCGACGAGCCACGCCTACTCGGGCTAGACCCTGCTGGTGTGTCTTTTCATCACCAATCAGCCGATGCCACTTGGGTAAGTTTTGACCTAGATATAGCCGCTTATAGGCACAATGCCTTGGTAGCCACATCATATCTGGCAGCATGTCAGGTGTTAAACGAATGCAGTCTGGCACATAATTTTGGCGGTGTTCATAGTTACTGCACAGTCCAGACTGACAGTCGAGAAGTTGGCACGCCACGTCCGTATATTCAGTAAAGTGGACATCATCTTCATCCAAAAACTTCACCAAACAGCATACACCGCAGCCGTCACACAAGGCTTCCCATTCACGATGAGTCATCTCATCTAAAGCACATCTTTCCCAAAACCTTGGGCGTATGTCTGATAAAATCTGCTTATCAACCGTCACAGGTAGCCACACCTAAGCCTTTGGAGCATTTGCTAGGATTTTTATTAACAACTGCCAATAAGTCTCAACCGTACTTATCTGAACTTTCTCATCAGGAGAATGGGCGTTTTTAATGGTCGGACCAATAGATACGATGTCTAAATCTGGGTGGCTTTGCTTAATTAGACCACATTCTAGCCCTGCATGAATGACTTTTACTTGGGGTTTTTCACCTAAAATCTGCTCATAAAGCTCAACGGTTAAGGGGGTAATGTTTGACTCTAGATCAGGATTCCAGCCGACATAGTCACCATCAAACACCGCCTGTGCTCCTGCTAAGGCAGCCAAGCTTGATAAGGTCTGCATAACAGACGTCTTGCCACTTTCTAGTAATGAGCGTATCAGCAGTACCGCCTCAAGTTTATCTCCCAATGACAGCATGCCAAACGATAGCGACGTCTCCACTGTATCTTCCGCGACGTCACTAAATCGCACCACACCACTTGGCAATACATTAATAAAATCAATCACCTTAGCAGTAGAAGTTAAGCTAAGAGCACAACTTGGCAAGTCTGTCTTTGCAGTAATCATTTTGGCGTTTTTCTCAGCGTGGCAAATTTCAGTAAAAATGGCCTCAAATGACTGCTGAACAGTCGTCAAAATTTCCTGCTCATCAGCCGCATCTAGCACAATGACCGCATTTGACTCTCTGGCAATGGCGTTTCTTAGTGTGCCACCCAAAATGCTTGCGATGGCAAATTTATCACCATGCTTGCTATGCACATCTTTTAGCAATCTAGCCAAAACCTTAATGGCA encodes:
- a CDS encoding acyltransferase produces the protein MTHHSQKPARSPFKLTQKLHHSFPKLAQKLSLAAGSGTIALNSLAVGLPIYAAGLAKTLGNSKRADDAVIGITKHWITTNNLLIDKILPNKDWRITLPDNLNPNGKYLLICNHQSWVDTSIIQYISENRLPITRFFTKHELIYIPIVGQTFYFLDFPMMKRHSKEQIAKNPSLAGRDIQEAKRACQLLKDKPFVLLNYLEGTRFTQAKHAKQNSPYRHLLKPKAGGFALAVHSLGDKIDGILDMTLVYPDGIPTYTDLWQGKITRLAVDIRPVKMDDTLFSSLVQGKYDSDDTTKSALFDWLDQIWQAKDARIDEMLAQFD
- the lnt gene encoding apolipoprotein N-acyltransferase, whose amino-acid sequence is MTQTLRRYTTKPTKTQSILRIPTGAALIIALCAGMIFSLSLAPYYIWGIAILSPLVLYVLLSGDISTKRAFWTGQFYGFGVWMVGAFWLYTSIHLYGGIPSWLAVVMVAIVAIVMGLFHGVMSWAFVRFLGRQPLAFASLWVAQEWLKTWLFTGFPWLFVGYAFTEQVWINQLAPVLGVLGVSFVVVLLSASLVELFRRKVGYLIISFSLIILAVLLHFSGVTWAVPTGQTMSVSLVQGNISQDIKWLTDYRLKTLEIYESLSKDEWGRDLVVWPEAAVPMFQDEIEPFTHALSLQAKQAGSTWLTGIPYHTKDDGGQSQFYNSVLALGDSEGVYQKQNLVPFGEYIPFQGLLNVLPDLAGMQNMAGFSRGLSNQAPLKVKGHDMGVAICYEVAYPETTRQNARHAGFLLTVSNDAWFGMSAGPWQHLQMVQMRSLETARPFVRATNTGVTAFINEKGQIVSTAPQFKRVVLRGDVATFTGQTPFVIFGHYPILGLSLLLILLSFVVKRQSGQSGRTQKYYTGQGVRD
- a CDS encoding transporter associated domain-containing protein, coding for MSDDSSGWSMRGLKRWLSTAPETRDDLLKLVQDSRQFLEPDTVDMLEGVLDLPATQVREIMTPRPQVVTISSDGDFSDILSTVLETEHSRYPVTDSRDNDAVLGILLAKDLIPILKARLEGAEATLRLTDIVRKPLFISETARSDTLLRSLQRAQVHMAIVIDEFGSVSGVVTMEDLLEEIVGDIVDEHDDLNEDSDINNIIPHPDKPGVWLVQASTPISSCNEKLGTDFDDTEVDTMGGLVMQALGSVSDLAGEVVQIDDWQITVIDVEGRFIHLLELTLVPQRQD
- a CDS encoding YcgN family cysteine cluster protein yields the protein MTVDKQILSDIRPRFWERCALDEMTHREWEALCDGCGVCCLVKFLDEDDVHFTEYTDVACQLLDCQSGLCSNYEHRQNYVPDCIRLTPDMLPDMMWLPRHCAYKRLYLGQNLPKWHRLIGDEKTHQQGLARVGVARRCVSERNFNDEQIEERVIRWVKI
- a CDS encoding aminoacyl-histidine dipeptidase, coding for MTNTNCDAVLTHNLELVKHFTEDKNLASLWSWFARICATPHPSYHEETLAQMIVAWAKSQNLEVYRDSVGNVIIKKCATKGYENRTPIALQAHLDMVPQANADTPHDFSVDPIKLRLDGDWLMATGTTLGADNGIGMASCLAVLASDDLPHPRLEVLLTMTEETGMVGVKGLQAGTLTAPIMINTDTEEIGEVYIGCAGGIDADLSLPVDWEDHSFNLAIDLTIKGLKGGHSGLDIDQNRSNAIKVLARLLKDVHSKHGDKFAIASILGGTLRNAIARESNAVIVLDAADEQEILTTVQQSFEAIFTEICHAEKNAKMITAKTDLPSCALSLTSTAKVIDFINVLPSGVVRFSDVAEDTVETSLSFGMLSLGDKLEAVLLIRSLLESGKTSVMQTLSSLAALAGAQAVFDGDYVGWNPDLESNITPLTVELYEQILGEKPQVKVIHAGLECGLIKQSHPDLDIVSIGPTIKNAHSPDEKVQISTVETYWQLLIKILANAPKA